A window from Pseudonocardia cypriaca encodes these proteins:
- the murJ gene encoding murein biosynthesis integral membrane protein MurJ — translation MTDPAPDDAVTERIPIVRPERAEPSLGRSSSLMALGSLASRITGFLRQVALFTVLGATVLNDSYTLSNTLPNIVYELLIGGALSSMMIPLLVRAQREDPDGGEAYTRKLITLTGAALLVATAAGLLTAPLLTQLYLGGQTTSKADPALATTLAYMLLPQIFFYGLGALLGAVLNSRGSFGAFGWAPVLNNVVVLTVVGVYLAVPDDARLLVLGVGTTLGIAAQTLVLLPAARRVGFRYRPLWGWDPRLTKAASLGAWAIVYVLIGQAGLIVTSRVATGSDGGAFAIYTNAWLLLQVPYGVLGVSLLTVLMPRMSRAAAEGRTADVAADLGLGGKLASVLLVPISVLLTVFGTAVGVALFGLRAGNLDGAARLGAALAVSAFGLLPFAFTMLQARVLYALTAHRWATFVQLCVVATKIPLMLACPVLLAPEDVVLGLAAANSTAFVVGAVVGQLLLRRMLGRVPTGAVLGTAGRSLVAAAAGMLLAAGVVALLAQGPLATLAPLARAWAELGVAVVLGGPVTVLLMRLIGIGEVGVVLKRLERLVDKGKPRRGTRR, via the coding sequence GTGACCGACCCGGCCCCGGACGACGCGGTCACGGAGCGGATCCCGATCGTGCGTCCGGAGCGGGCCGAGCCGTCGCTCGGCCGTTCCAGCAGCCTGATGGCGCTCGGCAGCCTGGCCAGCCGGATCACCGGGTTCCTGCGGCAGGTCGCGCTGTTCACGGTGCTCGGCGCCACCGTGCTCAACGACTCCTACACGCTGTCGAACACCCTCCCCAACATCGTCTACGAGCTGCTGATCGGCGGTGCGCTGAGCAGCATGATGATCCCGCTGCTCGTGCGGGCGCAGCGCGAGGATCCCGACGGCGGCGAGGCCTACACCCGCAAGCTGATCACGCTGACCGGCGCGGCCCTCCTTGTGGCCACGGCGGCCGGTCTCCTGACGGCACCGCTGCTGACCCAGCTGTACCTGGGCGGGCAGACCACGAGCAAGGCCGACCCGGCGCTCGCCACCACGCTCGCCTACATGCTGCTGCCGCAGATCTTCTTCTACGGCCTGGGGGCGCTGCTGGGCGCGGTGCTCAACAGCCGCGGCTCGTTCGGGGCGTTCGGCTGGGCCCCGGTGCTCAACAACGTGGTCGTGCTCACCGTCGTCGGCGTCTACCTCGCGGTGCCCGACGACGCCCGTCTGCTCGTGCTGGGCGTCGGCACGACACTCGGGATCGCCGCGCAGACGCTCGTGCTGCTGCCCGCCGCACGCCGCGTCGGGTTCCGGTACCGCCCGCTTTGGGGCTGGGACCCCCGCCTGACCAAGGCGGCGAGCCTCGGTGCGTGGGCGATCGTCTACGTGCTGATCGGCCAGGCCGGTCTGATCGTCACGAGCCGGGTGGCCACCGGGTCCGACGGCGGCGCATTCGCGATCTACACGAACGCGTGGCTGCTGCTGCAGGTGCCCTACGGCGTACTCGGGGTCTCGCTGCTCACGGTCCTGATGCCGCGCATGTCCCGGGCCGCGGCCGAGGGCCGCACCGCAGACGTCGCCGCCGACCTCGGGCTGGGCGGCAAGCTCGCCTCCGTGCTGCTGGTGCCGATCTCGGTGCTGCTCACGGTGTTCGGCACCGCGGTCGGCGTCGCGCTCTTCGGGCTGCGGGCCGGGAACCTCGACGGCGCCGCCCGGCTCGGCGCCGCGCTCGCCGTGTCGGCGTTCGGGTTGCTGCCCTTCGCCTTCACGATGCTGCAGGCTCGCGTGCTCTACGCGCTCACGGCCCACCGCTGGGCGACGTTCGTGCAGCTCTGCGTGGTGGCCACGAAGATCCCGCTGATGCTCGCCTGCCCGGTGCTGCTCGCTCCCGAGGACGTCGTGCTGGGCCTGGCGGCCGCCAACAGCACCGCGTTCGTGGTGGGCGCGGTGGTCGGCCAGCTCCTGCTCCGGCGGATGCTCGGCCGGGTGCCGACGGGAGCTGTGCTCGGCACGGCCGGCCGCAGCCTGGTGGCCGCGGCGGCGGGCATGCTGCTCGCCGCCGGGGTGGTCGCGCTGCTGGCCCAGGGGCCCCTCGCCACGCTCGCCCCGCTGGCCAGGGCATGGGCCGAGCTCGGGGTGGCGGTCGTGCTGGGCGGACCGGTAACGGTGCTGCTGATGCGACTGATAGGGATAGGTGAGGTCGGTGTCGTCCTGAAGCGACTCGAACGGCTCGTCGACAAGGGGAAGCCTCGGCGCGGCACACGCCGCTGA
- a CDS encoding protein kinase family protein: MRSTPAVDLPTAPAVPPVPSGTIAGSLLASRYRLRTRVGTDPAACAEFWRAEDTILRRDVAVTVLRRPAPGAVLDDDLSDVDRAEQMVVRALRSGSFEHNGCARLLDVLTPGAASVPDDVLGAAVTEWVPGRSLGEVVADGLIKPLAAARAVAPLAAAAEAAHRHGLVLGCDHPQRVRITPDGRAQLCFALPRSDVTPADDVRGLGAVLYTLLTSHWPLSSADAARAGLAAAERTPGGALLPPSELRPGVPVELDTLTQGTLGPDGAPGHVHTAAAVQRLLTEVVAEDDRMALFPPAHDGVPSSPEDVWQDRGRTVSPPDPQRRRKMTIALTALGAAVLMVLGYLGVQLGAMFVESGGPPIVVEGEPVQPAPGQPQVAPAPAGPAVGGLAVQVYDQGGDPDNSERATRVIDRDPATAWNTSSYYQQFPAYRPGVGIMVSFASAVQLSELTIQSPSRGTVIEVRSAPSADAPFSETEKIAEVTVQGSRTPVSLAGSQPVEHVLLWITKLSGRDGEYSSEIGEVEFRRAGA; this comes from the coding sequence GTGCGCAGCACACCTGCCGTCGACCTCCCCACCGCCCCCGCGGTGCCGCCCGTGCCGTCCGGCACCATCGCCGGCAGCCTGCTGGCCAGCCGCTACCGGCTGCGCACGCGCGTCGGCACCGACCCGGCGGCCTGCGCGGAGTTCTGGCGCGCCGAGGACACGATCCTGCGGCGTGACGTCGCCGTCACGGTGCTGCGGCGCCCGGCGCCCGGCGCCGTGCTCGACGACGACCTCAGCGACGTCGACCGCGCCGAGCAGATGGTCGTGCGTGCGCTGCGTTCCGGCAGCTTCGAGCACAACGGCTGCGCCCGGCTGCTCGACGTGCTCACGCCGGGTGCCGCGAGCGTGCCCGACGACGTGCTCGGCGCCGCCGTCACCGAGTGGGTGCCCGGCCGCAGCCTCGGCGAGGTCGTCGCCGACGGCCTGATCAAGCCGCTCGCCGCCGCCCGCGCGGTCGCCCCGCTGGCCGCCGCGGCGGAGGCCGCCCACCGGCACGGCCTCGTGCTCGGCTGCGACCACCCGCAGCGGGTCCGGATCACCCCCGACGGCCGCGCCCAGCTCTGCTTCGCGCTGCCCCGCTCGGACGTCACGCCCGCCGACGACGTCCGCGGCCTCGGCGCCGTGCTCTACACCCTGCTCACCAGCCACTGGCCGCTGTCCTCCGCCGACGCCGCCCGCGCCGGGCTGGCCGCGGCCGAGCGCACCCCGGGCGGGGCGCTGCTGCCGCCGTCGGAGCTGCGGCCCGGGGTTCCGGTCGAGCTCGACACGCTCACCCAGGGCACCCTCGGCCCCGACGGCGCACCGGGACACGTCCACACCGCCGCGGCGGTGCAGCGCCTGCTCACCGAGGTGGTGGCCGAGGACGACCGGATGGCGCTGTTCCCACCCGCGCACGACGGGGTGCCGTCATCGCCCGAGGACGTGTGGCAGGACCGCGGCCGCACCGTCAGCCCGCCCGATCCGCAGCGCCGCCGCAAGATGACGATCGCGCTCACCGCGCTCGGCGCCGCGGTGCTCATGGTCCTCGGCTACCTCGGCGTGCAGCTCGGCGCCATGTTCGTGGAGAGCGGCGGTCCGCCCATCGTCGTCGAGGGCGAGCCGGTGCAACCCGCTCCCGGCCAGCCGCAGGTGGCGCCCGCCCCGGCCGGGCCCGCCGTCGGCGGCCTCGCCGTGCAGGTCTACGACCAGGGCGGCGACCCCGACAACTCCGAGCGCGCCACCCGGGTCATCGACCGCGACCCGGCCACTGCCTGGAACACCTCCAGCTACTACCAGCAGTTCCCGGCCTACCGGCCGGGCGTCGGGATCATGGTGTCGTTCGCATCCGCGGTGCAGCTGTCCGAGCTGACGATCCAGTCGCCGAGCCGCGGCACCGTGATCGAGGTTCGCTCCGCCCCCTCCGCCGACGCCCCGTTCTCGGAGACGGAGAAGATCGCCGAGGTCACGGTGCAGGGCAGCCGCACGCCGGTCTCGCTGGCCGGTAGCCAGCCCGTGGAGCACGTGCTGCTGTGGATCACGAAGCTGTCCGGTCGCGACGGGGAGTACTCGAGCGAGATCGGCGAGGTCGAGTTCCGCCGCGCCGGGGCGTAG
- a CDS encoding MerR family transcriptional regulator: protein MKRLRPVDLAREAGLSTQQVRNYEAAGILPPAPRTESGYRTYGPEHLEALRTFRALVPGFGIGRATAIMLAVHAGDRRQALRLVDEGHAALHEQRLATDTAGAALDALAERFRDPEPEPGPVLRVGELAARLRVRPSTLRVWDAAGLLTPGRERGTAYRTYGPTEIRDAGIIAMLRQGHYGFEQIRPVLEGLRRAGSPEALRAAVAERREAHDRQSRAMLHGAALLHAYISAAE, encoded by the coding sequence GTGAAGCGACTGCGGCCCGTCGACCTCGCCCGGGAGGCCGGCCTCTCGACGCAGCAGGTGCGGAACTACGAGGCCGCAGGCATCCTGCCGCCGGCACCGCGCACCGAGAGCGGCTACCGCACCTACGGCCCGGAGCACCTGGAGGCACTGCGGACCTTCCGGGCGCTGGTGCCGGGGTTCGGCATCGGGCGGGCGACGGCGATCATGCTCGCGGTTCACGCGGGTGACCGGCGGCAGGCGCTCCGGTTGGTGGACGAGGGCCACGCGGCCCTGCACGAGCAGCGGCTCGCCACCGACACCGCCGGTGCTGCGCTCGACGCCCTCGCGGAGCGGTTCCGCGACCCGGAGCCGGAGCCGGGCCCGGTGTTGCGGGTCGGTGAGCTCGCCGCCCGGCTCCGCGTGCGCCCGTCGACGCTGCGGGTCTGGGACGCGGCCGGCCTGCTCACCCCCGGCCGCGAACGCGGCACCGCGTACCGGACGTACGGGCCGACCGAGATCCGCGACGCCGGGATCATCGCGATGCTGCGGCAGGGGCACTACGGGTTCGAGCAGATCAGACCCGTGCTGGAGGGCCTGCGCCGCGCCGGGAGCCCGGAGGCGCTGCGGGCGGCGGTTGCGGAACGGCGGGAAGCGCACGACCGGCAGAGCCGCGCGATGCTGCACGGCGCGGCACTCCTGCACGCCTACATCTCGGCCGCGGAGTAG
- the sigM gene encoding RNA polymerase sigma factor SigM yields MGAPSDAELLAAHRSGDPHAFGELVARYRNRLWGVAVRTLHHPEDAADVVQEALVSAYRRAGTYRGEASVRTWLHRILVNACIDRLRKDGRHNTVPLLPDVEPRERRPDVAVDVVTRLSVIDALAELPAHQRVAVVLVDVQGWPVDEVAEVLEVPVGTVKSRCARGRVRLGALLGHLREEER; encoded by the coding sequence GTGGGGGCACCGAGCGACGCCGAGCTGCTCGCCGCCCATCGGTCGGGCGACCCGCACGCGTTCGGCGAGCTGGTCGCCCGGTACCGGAACCGGTTGTGGGGCGTCGCGGTGCGCACCCTGCACCACCCGGAGGACGCCGCCGACGTCGTGCAGGAGGCGCTCGTGTCCGCCTACCGGCGGGCGGGCACCTACCGGGGCGAGGCATCGGTCCGCACCTGGCTCCACCGCATCCTGGTGAACGCCTGCATCGACCGGCTCCGCAAGGACGGCCGCCACAACACCGTGCCCCTCCTCCCGGACGTCGAGCCGCGGGAGCGGCGGCCGGACGTCGCGGTCGACGTGGTCACCCGGCTGTCCGTCATCGACGCGCTCGCCGAGCTGCCCGCGCACCAGCGGGTGGCGGTGGTGCTGGTCGACGTGCAAGGTTGGCCGGTCGACGAGGTCGCCGAGGTGCTGGAGGTCCCGGTCGGCACGGTGAAGAGCCGCTGCGCCCGCGGGCGGGTCCGGCTGGGTGCGCTGCTGGGCCACCTGCGGGAGGAGGAGAGATGA
- the trxB gene encoding thioredoxin-disulfide reductase, whose protein sequence is MSSDRANTGEVRELIIVGSGPAGYTAAVYAARAQLRPLVFEGTQFGGALMTTTEVENYPGFTDGIMGPELMEQMRGQAQRFGAELRSEDVEEISLEGEVKSVVAGGVTYRSRAIILAMGAAARYLHVPGEQKLLGRGVSACATCDGFFFRDKDIAVIGGGDSAMEEATFLTRFARSVTIVHRRDEFRASRIMLQRAQDDPKMRWRTNAEVVEVLGDGSVSGLRLRDTRTGEESVLDVSGMFVAIGHDPRSQLVKDVLATDENGYLEVESPSTRTAIPGVFAAGDLVDHVYRQAITAAGSGCAAAIDAERWLADTPVPSELVGGGYGAASEQVAAVTA, encoded by the coding sequence GTGAGCAGCGATCGAGCGAACACCGGCGAGGTTCGCGAACTGATCATCGTCGGGTCGGGCCCGGCGGGCTACACCGCAGCGGTGTACGCCGCTCGCGCCCAGCTGCGCCCCCTCGTGTTCGAGGGCACGCAGTTCGGTGGCGCGCTCATGACCACGACCGAGGTCGAGAACTACCCCGGCTTCACCGACGGGATCATGGGCCCCGAGCTGATGGAGCAGATGCGCGGCCAGGCGCAGCGCTTCGGTGCCGAGCTGCGCAGCGAGGACGTCGAGGAGATCTCGCTCGAGGGTGAGGTCAAGTCGGTGGTCGCGGGCGGCGTCACCTACCGCTCCCGGGCGATCATCCTGGCGATGGGCGCCGCCGCGCGCTACCTGCACGTCCCCGGCGAGCAGAAGCTGCTCGGCCGTGGCGTCAGCGCCTGTGCCACCTGCGACGGCTTCTTCTTCCGCGACAAGGACATCGCGGTGATCGGCGGCGGCGACTCGGCGATGGAGGAGGCCACGTTCCTCACGCGGTTCGCCCGCTCGGTCACGATCGTGCACCGCCGCGACGAGTTCCGCGCCTCCCGGATCATGCTGCAGCGCGCCCAGGACGACCCGAAGATGCGCTGGCGCACCAACGCCGAGGTCGTCGAGGTGCTGGGAGACGGCAGCGTCTCCGGCCTGCGGCTGCGTGACACGAGGACCGGCGAGGAGTCGGTGCTCGACGTCAGCGGGATGTTCGTCGCGATCGGCCACGACCCCCGCAGCCAGCTCGTGAAGGACGTGCTCGCCACGGACGAGAACGGCTACCTGGAGGTCGAGTCGCCCAGCACCCGCACCGCGATCCCCGGCGTGTTCGCCGCAGGTGACCTCGTCGACCACGTCTACCGCCAGGCCATCACCGCTGCCGGCTCGGGGTGTGCCGCGGCCATCGACGCCGAGCGCTGGCTCGCCGACACGCCGGTGCCCAGCGAGCTGGTCGGCGGCGGCTACGGCGCCGCGTCGGAGCAGGTCGCGGCCGTCACCGCCTGA
- the trxA gene encoding thioredoxin, with amino-acid sequence MANTVEVTDASFESAVLNSDKPVVVDFWATWCGPCKMVAPVLDEIAGENKDKVTVAKLDIDANPATARDYQVMSIPTMIVFKDGKPVKQIVGAKPKAALLKDLADYLA; translated from the coding sequence ATGGCCAACACCGTCGAGGTCACCGACGCCTCTTTCGAGAGCGCCGTCCTCAACAGCGACAAGCCCGTAGTGGTCGACTTCTGGGCCACCTGGTGCGGGCCGTGCAAGATGGTCGCTCCGGTGCTCGACGAGATCGCCGGGGAGAACAAGGACAAGGTCACCGTCGCGAAGTTGGACATCGACGCCAACCCGGCCACCGCCCGCGACTACCAGGTGATGTCCATCCCCACCATGATCGTCTTCAAGGACGGCAAGCCCGTGAAGCAGATCGTCGGCGCCAAGCCGAAGGCCGCCCTGCTGAAGGACCTGGCCGACTACCTGGCCTGA
- a CDS encoding N-acetylmuramoyl-L-alanine amidase, which produces MQLLRRGDSGPGVVEIRSTLRRFGLLPAAAGDGLRDDVFDDDVEQAVRAFQQQRGLITDGIVGAATYRALREAGWQLGDRMLALLISAPMSGDDVVALQERLLELGYDPGRPGGVFDEQTEAALKKFQREYGLVPDGLCGPATLRSLRQLGRKVTGGRPRLLREQELLRQAGPRLRGKRIVVDPGHGGPDRGVVAAGVAEADIVWDMARRLVGRMTATGMDAMLSRQEDTCPSETERAAFANQAGADLVLSLHTDANRSMHAHGLATFHFGNGSGATSTVGEALAGFIQRELLIRTGLQDCRTQARTWELLRLTRMPTVRVEIGYLTHLGDRRRLLDPAFRDVVAEGILVAVKRLYLLGQDDQPTGTFTFSDVLARELERGGAQAI; this is translated from the coding sequence ATGCAGCTGCTGCGCCGAGGTGACAGCGGTCCGGGTGTCGTCGAGATCCGGTCCACGCTGCGACGGTTCGGTCTGCTGCCCGCAGCCGCCGGGGACGGGCTTCGCGACGACGTCTTCGACGACGACGTGGAGCAAGCGGTCCGAGCGTTCCAGCAACAGCGGGGTCTCATCACCGACGGGATCGTCGGGGCGGCCACGTACCGCGCACTCCGCGAGGCCGGCTGGCAGCTGGGCGACCGGATGCTCGCCCTCCTGATCTCCGCCCCGATGAGCGGCGACGACGTCGTCGCGCTGCAGGAGCGCCTCCTCGAGCTCGGGTACGACCCGGGCCGCCCGGGCGGGGTGTTCGACGAGCAGACCGAGGCCGCGCTGAAGAAGTTCCAGCGCGAGTACGGGCTCGTCCCCGACGGGCTGTGCGGCCCGGCGACCCTCCGGTCGCTGCGGCAGCTCGGCCGGAAGGTCACCGGCGGCCGACCGCGGCTGCTGCGCGAGCAGGAGCTGCTCCGCCAGGCCGGGCCGCGGCTGCGGGGCAAGCGGATCGTCGTCGACCCCGGGCACGGCGGTCCCGACCGGGGCGTCGTCGCCGCCGGGGTGGCCGAGGCCGACATCGTCTGGGACATGGCCCGCCGCCTCGTCGGCCGCATGACGGCCACCGGCATGGACGCCATGCTCTCCCGGCAGGAGGACACCTGCCCGAGCGAGACCGAGCGGGCCGCGTTCGCCAACCAGGCAGGCGCCGACCTCGTGCTGTCGCTGCACACCGACGCCAACCGCAGCATGCACGCCCACGGCCTTGCCACGTTCCACTTCGGCAACGGATCGGGCGCCACCTCGACCGTGGGGGAGGCCCTCGCCGGCTTCATCCAGCGCGAGCTGCTCATCCGCACCGGCCTGCAGGACTGCCGCACCCAGGCCCGCACCTGGGAGCTCCTGCGCCTCACCCGGATGCCCACGGTGCGCGTGGAGATCGGCTACCTCACCCACCTCGGCGACCGGCGCCGGCTGCTCGACCCGGCGTTCCGCGACGTGGTGGCCGAAGGCATCCTCGTCGCCGTCAAGCGGCTGTACCTGCTCGGCCAGGACGACCAGCCGACCGGCACGTTCACCTTCTCGGACGTGCTCGCACGCGAACTCGAGCGCGGCGGGGCTCAGGCGATCTGA
- a CDS encoding GNAT family N-acetyltransferase yields the protein MSWHVAALTLDNLDDLPKRCRKCVFWELSENLGKQAADFASTELEKEAWVSEVLLEWGSCGRVVYMAGAPAGYVIYAPPSAVPRAAEMPTGPVSADAVLLTTMQVLPEFSGEGLGRMLAQAVVRDLTRRGVKAIEVFGEQRPGSEPGCLIPADFLRAVGFKTIRPHPRFPRLRMELRSAMTWKEDVEAALEQLLGTITIPMQASGLRADPLRSVPTRSGTAFSGPYRSLCTPR from the coding sequence TTGTCCTGGCACGTGGCCGCGCTAACTCTGGACAATCTGGACGATCTGCCCAAGCGGTGCAGGAAGTGCGTCTTCTGGGAGCTGTCCGAGAACCTCGGCAAGCAGGCCGCCGACTTCGCCTCCACGGAGCTGGAGAAGGAGGCGTGGGTCTCCGAGGTGCTCCTCGAGTGGGGCTCGTGCGGGCGCGTCGTCTACATGGCCGGAGCGCCTGCGGGATACGTGATCTACGCGCCCCCGTCGGCGGTGCCGCGAGCGGCCGAGATGCCCACCGGCCCCGTGTCCGCCGACGCCGTACTCCTCACCACGATGCAGGTGCTGCCCGAGTTCTCGGGCGAAGGGCTCGGGCGGATGCTCGCCCAGGCCGTCGTGCGCGACCTCACCCGGCGCGGCGTCAAGGCCATCGAGGTGTTCGGTGAGCAGCGCCCCGGCTCCGAGCCGGGCTGCCTGATCCCCGCCGACTTCCTCCGCGCGGTGGGCTTCAAGACCATCCGCCCCCACCCGCGCTTCCCGCGGCTGCGCATGGAGCTGCGCTCCGCGATGACGTGGAAGGAAGACGTCGAGGCGGCGCTGGAGCAGCTGCTCGGCACGATCACAATCCCGATGCAGGCCAGCGGCCTGCGCGCCGATCCCCTTCGTTCGGTACCCACCCGGTCGGGAACGGCCTTCAGCGGCCCGTACAGGTCGCTCTGTACGCCTCGGTGA
- a CDS encoding PLP-dependent aminotransferase family protein, translating into MPAGAGAAAAAGAPRPGATERFAARTAGMTASEIRALFAVASRPEVVSLAGGMPNLAALPLDALAAEVADLVARDGQVALQYGSAHGVPALREQICEVMALEGIRADPDDVVVTVGSQMALDLVTRIYCDPGDVVLAEGPSYVGALGSFAAYQARVVHVAMDEHGLVPELLRDALRSLAAEGITPKFLYTIPNFHNPAGVTLAVERRAEVLEICASYGVAVLEDNPYGLLGFSGRTYPALRSMDRDVVYLGSFSKTFASGLRVGWALVPPAVRDRLVLAAESAVLCPPSFTQMLVSRYLAAHDWRAQVKTYTEVYRDRRDAMLEALEAHMPDGCTWNVPDGGFYVWLTVPEGVDTKAMLPRAVTARVAYASGTGFYADGFGSRQLRLSYCYPTPERITEGVRRLAAVLEAELDVMRTFGSSARPALGGGPQAPSPHTP; encoded by the coding sequence GTGCCCGCAGGAGCAGGGGCGGCAGCGGCGGCGGGCGCGCCGCGGCCGGGCGCCACGGAGCGGTTCGCTGCTCGCACCGCGGGCATGACCGCGTCGGAGATCCGCGCGCTGTTCGCCGTGGCGAGCCGTCCCGAGGTGGTCTCGCTCGCCGGTGGCATGCCGAACCTCGCTGCCCTCCCGCTCGACGCCCTCGCGGCCGAGGTGGCGGACCTCGTCGCGCGCGACGGCCAGGTCGCCCTGCAGTACGGCTCCGCCCACGGCGTGCCCGCGCTGCGCGAGCAGATCTGCGAGGTGATGGCGCTCGAGGGGATCCGCGCCGATCCCGACGACGTCGTGGTCACCGTCGGTTCGCAGATGGCGCTCGACCTCGTCACCCGCATCTACTGCGACCCCGGCGACGTCGTGCTCGCCGAGGGGCCGTCCTACGTCGGTGCGCTCGGCAGCTTCGCCGCGTACCAGGCGCGCGTCGTGCACGTCGCGATGGACGAGCACGGCCTCGTCCCCGAGTTGCTGCGCGACGCGCTGCGGTCGCTCGCCGCGGAGGGGATCACCCCGAAGTTCCTCTACACGATCCCGAACTTCCACAACCCCGCAGGCGTCACCCTCGCCGTCGAGCGGCGGGCGGAGGTGCTCGAGATCTGCGCCTCGTACGGGGTGGCCGTGCTCGAGGACAACCCGTACGGGCTCCTCGGGTTCAGCGGTCGCACGTACCCCGCGCTCCGCTCGATGGACCGTGACGTCGTGTACCTCGGGTCGTTCTCGAAGACGTTCGCGTCCGGCCTGCGCGTGGGCTGGGCCCTCGTGCCGCCCGCGGTGCGGGACCGGCTCGTGCTCGCCGCCGAGTCGGCCGTGCTGTGCCCGCCGAGCTTCACGCAGATGCTGGTGTCGCGCTACCTCGCCGCACACGACTGGCGCGCCCAGGTCAAGACCTACACCGAGGTCTACCGCGACCGCCGCGACGCGATGCTCGAAGCGCTCGAGGCGCACATGCCCGACGGTTGCACGTGGAACGTGCCGGACGGCGGCTTCTACGTGTGGCTCACGGTCCCGGAGGGCGTCGACACGAAGGCGATGCTCCCGCGCGCCGTCACGGCTCGCGTCGCGTACGCGTCCGGCACGGGCTTCTACGCCGACGGGTTCGGGAGCCGGCAGCTGCGGCTGTCGTACTGCTACCCGACGCCGGAGCGCATCACCGAGGGCGTGCGCCGGCTGGCAGCCGTGCTGGAGGCGGAGCTCGACGTCATGCGGACGTTCGGCAGCTCGGCGCGCCCGGCGCTCGGCGGGGGGCCGCAGGCTCCCAGCCCGCACACTCCCTGA
- a CDS encoding D-alanine--D-alanine ligase family protein: MIERERTVVVLAGGLSHEREVSLRSGRRLAAALRASGADVREWDVDGSLVAQLRNDPPDAVAIALHGGEGENGSVQAVLELLDVPFVGTSAQACRAAWDKPTAKAELAGAGLDTPDWVALPHATFRALGAQAVLDAMVDRLGLPLMVKPDQGGSALGAQVVTARSELPAAMVSCLAYSDTVLAERFVRGTEVGVTVVDDGAGLRALPPVEIDAGGGVYDYTARYTPGAVSFHCPARLDATTLARLEETALAAHQLLGLRDVSRTDAVVDLDGRIQVLEVNVSPGITETSLLPLSVRAAGMELGELYSALVERAIARRRFT; encoded by the coding sequence GTGATCGAACGCGAACGAACCGTCGTCGTGCTGGCCGGTGGGCTCTCCCACGAACGCGAGGTGTCCCTGCGGTCCGGCCGGCGCCTCGCCGCCGCGCTGCGCGCGTCCGGTGCCGACGTGCGCGAGTGGGACGTCGACGGGTCGCTCGTCGCACAGCTGCGCAACGACCCGCCGGACGCGGTCGCGATCGCACTGCACGGGGGAGAGGGCGAGAACGGGTCGGTGCAGGCCGTCCTCGAGCTGCTCGACGTCCCGTTCGTCGGCACGTCCGCCCAGGCCTGCCGGGCGGCGTGGGACAAGCCGACGGCGAAGGCGGAGCTCGCAGGCGCCGGGCTCGACACGCCGGACTGGGTGGCGTTGCCGCACGCGACGTTCCGTGCGCTCGGGGCGCAGGCCGTCCTCGACGCGATGGTCGACCGCCTCGGCCTCCCGCTGATGGTGAAGCCCGACCAGGGCGGGTCGGCGCTCGGGGCGCAGGTCGTGACCGCGCGCTCCGAGCTCCCAGCGGCGATGGTCAGCTGCCTCGCCTACTCCGACACCGTGCTGGCGGAGCGCTTCGTGCGCGGCACCGAGGTCGGTGTCACCGTCGTCGACGACGGTGCCGGGCTGCGCGCGCTGCCGCCGGTGGAGATCGACGCCGGGGGCGGCGTCTACGACTACACGGCGCGCTACACCCCCGGCGCCGTCTCCTTCCACTGCCCGGCCCGGTTGGACGCGACCACCCTCGCCCGCCTCGAGGAGACGGCGCTCGCCGCGCACCAGCTGCTCGGCCTCCGCGACGTGTCCCGCACCGATGCGGTGGTCGACCTCGACGGCCGGATCCAGGTCCTCGAGGTGAACGTGTCGCCGGGCATCACCGAGACCTCGTTGCTCCCCCTGTCGGTCCGGGCAGCGGGGATGGAGCTGGGCGAGCTCTACTCCGCGCTCGTGGAGCGGGCGATCGCCCGGCGCCGTTTCACGTGA
- a CDS encoding VOC family protein — protein sequence MAFLQLTAILVEDYDDAIAFFTRALGFELTEDSPARTNDGRPKRWVVVRPPGAETGILLARADGEHQIPAIGNQHAGRVGFFLRVDDFEASYRNMCAAGVEFLGEPRTEPYGRVVVFRDVAGNRWDLLGPAAPS from the coding sequence ATGGCCTTCCTGCAGCTCACCGCAATCCTCGTCGAGGACTACGACGACGCCATCGCCTTCTTCACCCGGGCGTTGGGATTCGAGCTGACCGAGGACTCGCCGGCCCGCACCAACGACGGCCGACCCAAGCGCTGGGTGGTCGTCCGCCCGCCAGGTGCGGAGACCGGCATCCTCCTCGCCCGCGCCGACGGCGAACACCAGATCCCCGCGATCGGCAACCAGCACGCCGGTCGGGTCGGCTTCTTCCTCCGCGTCGACGACTTCGAGGCCAGCTACCGGAACATGTGCGCCGCCGGCGTCGAGTTCCTCGGCGAGCCCCGGACCGAGCCCTACGGTCGGGTCGTCGTCTTCCGCGACGTCGCCGGCAACCGCTGGGACCTCCTCGGCCCCGCCGCCCCTTCCTGA